The Elusimicrobiota bacterium genome includes a region encoding these proteins:
- a CDS encoding metal ABC transporter permease produces MGIFQFEFIRNALYAALLASVACGIIGTYVVVRRLVSISGGIAHTAFGGIGLGYLLGVNPLFAVLPFTVLSALGIGVLNKNSKFSEDTLIGIFWSFGMALGIIFVGFSRGYAPDLFGYLFGNILTVTRADIVMMAVLDIVIIAVVAFYYRQFEASSFDEEFSKVRNLKTKFLYILLLVLIAVTVVVLIRVVGIILVIALLSIPAALSRQYTSELKKMIVLAIIFSAIFTVFGLFLSYLFNIASGATIVILLAAVMLVSSALKGFFAKLLNKRNK; encoded by the coding sequence ATGGGAATATTTCAATTTGAGTTTATTAGAAATGCTTTATATGCCGCGCTATTGGCAAGCGTTGCCTGCGGAATTATCGGCACCTACGTGGTAGTCAGGCGGCTTGTTTCAATAAGCGGGGGTATCGCGCATACTGCATTCGGAGGAATAGGACTGGGCTATCTTTTAGGGGTAAATCCGCTATTTGCAGTTTTGCCTTTTACGGTTTTATCGGCGCTGGGCATAGGGGTTTTAAACAAAAACTCTAAGTTTTCTGAAGATACTTTAATAGGCATATTTTGGTCTTTCGGCATGGCATTGGGAATAATATTTGTAGGCTTTTCTCGAGGGTATGCGCCGGACTTATTCGGATACCTTTTTGGAAACATTCTTACAGTAACCAGGGCAGATATTGTTATGATGGCTGTATTGGATATTGTGATAATAGCGGTAGTTGCCTTCTACTACAGGCAGTTTGAAGCAAGCTCGTTTGATGAAGAATTTTCAAAGGTTAGAAATTTAAAAACTAAATTTTTATACATCCTTCTTCTGGTTCTTATAGCTGTAACGGTCGTGGTTTTAATACGTGTTGTGGGAATAATTCTGGTGATAGCTCTCTTAAGCATTCCTGCGGCACTATCGCGCCAGTATACTTCAGAACTGAAAAAAATGATTGTGTTAGCTATAATCTTTAGCGCAATATTTACAGTTTTCGGTCTTTTTCTTTCATATTTATTTAACATAGCCTCAGGAGCAACAATTGTTATTTTATTGGCAGCAGTCATGCTTGTCTCATCGGCATTAAAAGGATTTTTTGCAAAATTATTAAACAAGAGAAATAAATGA